A region from the Indicator indicator isolate 239-I01 chromosome 4, UM_Iind_1.1, whole genome shotgun sequence genome encodes:
- the PROX2 gene encoding prospero homeobox protein 2, with amino-acid sequence MTPNQLRVTSPISRQKEETMDSRSGSEQHKDCTTSGHGQRLKSEPSFQTGSLLPSPSSSLISQLLNHPMAGRSLDPTILFPSSVAVALPQDYNCDSSAGEEAQALAFPRTHTSAPVPCDGERDQVSSQHLQDQLSDQHLQAKRARVESIIQGMSFPPSPQAFGISLEAAFGHGRETGGEMPRENKRKLRLPQQGTGAASQVTPTGSSHHAEGCQQLKEQLCILEQQLRRLQEKFSQVYDSRDAAQTQEGAEKVHPLPGKPGDKLDKDSASSDPQKAPLWRSILEVCEPEEDEDRGDTGSLPSAEMVLSQALKQELSRVVSQVVDTVLKTAWPKAASHLLEQHRSLLVPGPDARREYFTAGKCRKPLAKPSATNAPAALGSPQAEALSGALGKSLDSHADSFSSKGVRKASQVPSMGYSLGSTLPIQGSHLLSQLLGYSQHSLWSSGSCGSPSAPERGPPEPLDLHWGTVKLRSSVARQQQQPLPLSPADMESLALLPAGRDGHRELQAAFDRVPFASTHIQEALTPSHLKKAKLMFFFTRYPSSTLLKTYFLDVQFNRYITSQLIKWFSNFREFYYIQVEKFARQALLEGVLDAGTLEVSRDSELFRALNMHYNKGNDFEVPGRFLEVASLTLREFFSAIQAGKDADPSWKKPIYKIISRLDSDIPEGFKATGCSQELLCS; translated from the exons ATGACTCCCAACCAGCTGAGGGTCACCTCTCCGATATCCAGGCAGAAAGAAGAGACAATGGATAGCAGgagtggctctgagcagcacaaAGACTGTACCACTTCAGGGCATGGCCAGAGGCTAAAGTCAGAGCCCTCTTTCCAGACTGGCTCCCTCTTGCCTTCCCCCAGTTCATCTCTGATATCACAGCTCCTCAACCACCCAATGGCTGGCAGGAGCCTGGATCCCAccatccttttcccttcctctgtggCAGTGGCCCTGCCTCAGGACTACAATTGTGATTCATCTGCTGGAGAAGAAGCACAAGCCCTGGCTTTCCCCAGGACCCacacctcagctcctgtgccctgTGATGGTGAGAGGGACCAGGTCTCCAGCCAGCACCTACAGGACCAGCTCTCTGACCAGCACCTACAAGCCAAGCGGGCGAGGGTGGAGAGCATCATCCAAGGCATGAGCTTCCCACCAAGCCCTCAGGCATTTGGCATCAGCCTGGAGGCAGCTTTTGGGCATGGGAGAGAGACAGGTGGTGAGATGCCTCGGGAAaacaagaggaagctgaggctgccccagcagggcacaggggcagCCAGTCAAGTGACTCCTACAGGGAGCAGCCACCATGCtgagggctgccagcagctgaaggaacagcTCTGCATtttagagcagcagctgaggaggctTCAGGAGAAATTCTCCCAGGTCTATGACTCTAGGGATGCTGCTCAAACCCAGGAAGGTGCTGAGAAAGTGCATCCACTGCCTGGAAAGCCTGGAGACAAACTGGATAAGGACAGTGCCAGCAGTGACCCACAAAAAGCACCTCTCTGGAGGAGCATCCTGGAGGTGTGTGAGccagaggaagatgaagacaGAGGTGACACAGGCAGCCTGCCCTCTGCAGAGATGGTCCTCTCGCAGGCACTGAAGCAGGAGCTATCTAGGGTGGTGTCCCAAGTGGTGGACACTGTTCTGAAGACTGCCTGGCCAAAGGCAGCCAGCCACCTCCTGGAGCAGCACCGCAGCCTCCTGGTGCCAGGGCCAGATGCCAGGAGGGAGTATTTTACTGCTGGGAAATGCAGAAAGCCACTTGCTAAGCCATCTGCCACGAATGCACCAGCTGCACTGGGCTCACCCCAGGCCGAAGCCCTGTCAGGAGCTTTGGGGAAGAGCCTAGACTCTCATGCTGATTCCTTCAGCTCAAAGGGGGTCAGAAAAGCCTCTCAGGTACCCAGTATGGGTTATTCACTGGGCTCAACTCTCCCCATCCAAGGCAGCCATCTGCTGAGCCAGCTGTTGGGCTAtagccagcacagcctctggaGCAGTGGCTCTTGTGggagcccctctgctccagagaGGGGTCCTCCAGAGCCCCTTGACTTGCACTGGGGAACTGTCAAACTGAGGTCATCAGTGgcaagacagcagcagcagcccctgcccctgagccctgctgacatggagagcctggcactgctgccagctggcagggatggccacagggagctgcaggctgccttTGACAGGGTGCCTTTTGCCTCCACCCATATA CAGGAGGCACTGACCCCCAGCCACCTGAAGAAGGCCAAGCTGATGTTTTTCTTCACCCGCTACCccagctccactctgctgaaGACCTACTTCCTTGATGTGCAG TTCAACCGCTACATCACCTCCCAGCTCATCAAGTGGTTCAGCAACTTCCGTGAGTTCTACTACATCCAGGTGGAGAAGTTTGCTCGGCAGGCCCTGCTGGAGGGTGTCCTGGATGCTGGCACCCTCGAGGTCTCCCGGGACTCGGAGCTTTTCCGTGCCCTGAACATGCACTATAACAAGGGGAATGACTTCGAG GTGCCTGGGCGGTTCCTGGAGGTGGCCAGCCTGACGCTGCGGGAGTTCTTCAGTGCCATCCAGGCGGGCAAGGACGCTGACCCCTCCTGGAAGAAACCCATTTACAAAATAATCTCCAGACTGGACAGCGATATCCCAGAAGGGTTCAAAGCCACTGGCTGCTCCCaggaactgctctgcagctga
- the DLST gene encoding dihydrolipoyllysine-residue succinyltransferase component of 2-oxoglutarate dehydrogenase complex, mitochondrial isoform X1 has product MLLLWRSRCLGRALGRSLRALRQGNCTLARCSLSGVAGSQGMAYMNSRKLVVNSSSVFTVRYFRTTAVRRDDVITVNTPAFAESVTEGDVRWEKAVGDTVAEDEVVCEIETDKTSVQVPAPAAGVIEALLVPDGGKVEGGTPLFKLRKTGAAPAKAKPAAAPPPAAPEPAAAAPPPPPPPAAPIPTTMPPVPPVSTQPIDSKPVSAVKPAAAPAAAPPGEAVPSKGARSEHRVKMNRMRQRIAQRLKEAQNTCAMLTTFNEIDMSNIREMRAVHKDPFLKKHNLKLGFMSAFVKAAAFALQDQPVVNAVIDDTTKEIVYRDYVDISVAVATPRGLVVPVVRNVENMNYADIERAIYELGEKARKNELAIEDMDGGTFTISNGGVFGSLFGTPIINPPQSAILGMHAIFDRPVAVGGKVEVRPMMYVALTYDHRLIDGREAVTFLRKIKAAVEDPRVLLLDL; this is encoded by the exons atgctgctgctgtggcggTCCCGCTGCCTCGGCCGGGCGTTGGGCCGCTCGCTGCGTGCCCTCCGGCAG GGGAACTGTACTCTGGCAAGATGCTCTCTGTCTG GTGTGGCTGGGAGCCAAGGAATGGCTTACATGAACAGCAGGAAGCTTGT aGTAAATAGCTCCAGTGTCTTCACTGTCCGTTACTTCAGAACCACTGCAGTACGTA GGGATGATGTTATTACAGTGAACACACCAGCCTTTGCAGAGTCAGTCACAGAAGGAGATGTCAGGTGGGAGAAAG CTGTTGGAGACACAGTGGCAGAAGATGAAGTGGTGTGTGAGATTGAAACAGATAAG ACATCAGTGCAAgttccagccccagcagctggtgtGATTGAAGCCCTTCTGGTACCTGATGGTGGCAAAGTGGAAGGGGGGACACCTCTGTTCAAACTCAGGAAAACTGGAG ctgctcctgccaaggccaaaccagcagcagctcctcctcctgcagcccctgaaCCTGCAGCTgcggctcctcctcctcctcctcctcctgcagcaccaaTTCCCACTACAATGCCACCAGTGCCACCTGTGTCAACTCAGCCCATCGACAGCAAGCCAG TGTCTGCGGTGAAGCCGGCTGCAGCCCCAGCGGCAGCCCCTCCTGGGGAGGCAGTGCCCAGCAAAGGTGCCAGATCAGAGCATAGG GTGAAAATGAATCGGATGCGGCAGCGCATTGCTCAGCGGCTGAAGGAGGCTCAGAACACTTGTGCCATGCTGACCACTTTCAATGAGATCGACATGAG CAACATCCGGGAGATGAGAGCTGTACACAAGGATCCCTTCCTGAAAAAGCACAACCTGAAGCTGGGTTTCATGTCAGCTTTTGTAAAAGCTGCAGCTTTTGCTCTGCAGGACCAGCCTGTTGTGAATGCAG TGATTGATGACACGACCAAAGAGATTGTGTACAGGGACTATGTGGACATCAGCGTGGCTGTAGCAACTCCCCGG GGTCTTGTGGTCCCTGTTGTTAGGAATGTAGAAAACATGAACTATGCTGACATAGAGCGTGCTATCTACGAGTTGGGGGAGAAG GCAAGGAAGAATGAACTGGCCATTGAAGACATGGATGGTGGCACTTTCACAATCAGCAATGGAGGGGTTTTTGGGTCATTATTTGGGACACCTATCATTAACCCACCCCAGTCTGCCATCTTAGGCATGCACGCCATCTTCGACAGGCCCGTGGCTGTGGGAGGCAAG